Below is a window of Oxyura jamaicensis isolate SHBP4307 breed ruddy duck chromosome 30, BPBGC_Ojam_1.0, whole genome shotgun sequence DNA.
AGAAGCCCACCTTGTGCGGGCTCAGGTCCACGTCTGCCCACAGCACCCGGTCCTGCACCAGCTGCCTCCAACGCCGGCAGACCctgcagggaggagagaaaggaatCACGGAGGAAGCCGGGGGACCGGGGAGGAGGCGGCCGAGCCCCCGGGAGAccggggaggaggaggccggGGGAGCGGGGACCCTTGGGGAAGGAGGCAGTCGGGGCTTGGAGACGGAATGGAAGCGGCCAGGACTCCGCAGGAGAGGCCTGGTCGCCGGTGCCGGCCCCACCTGGCCGCACGGAGCCGGTCCCGCAGCGGCAGCAGCGCCAGGACCCGCAGCAGCACCGAGTCGGGGATCCGGGCCGCCATCTTGGCCGCCATTTTGTGCGCCGCCATTAGGGGGCGCTGCGGAGCTTCCGGTCCCTCGCACTTCCGCTTCCGGTGCAGCGGCGGCGGAGCTGCGCAGCGAACGGCGGCGGCGGTGGGTGCCGGGACCCCTTCACGAGGCCCCCCCTTAGCCCCGATAATCCCTCCCGGGGTCTCTCCCGTCACTCTCAGCAATCCTCCCCGCTTCTGGGTAACCCCCGTTCCCGGTAAACCTCGCCTCCGGTAACTCCCTCCCCCGGTAAATCGTCTTCCGGTAACCCCCGTTCCCGGTACCCCTCGCCGCTGGTAACCCCCAACCCCCTGGAAAACCTCAGCCCCGGTAAACCCTCCCCCCGGTACCCCACCTCCggtaacccccccccccccgtccccggtacccccccccccccgagcccccccccccccggtaacccctctctcttcccccagcaACCATGATCGAAGTCGTTTGCAACGACCGCTTGGGCAAGAAGGTGCGGGTGAAATGCAAGTATCccccgggaccgggaccggggggGGACACCAGTGAGCACCGGGGGACCGGGAGAACACCGGGGAGGAGACCGGGGGGGGGTGCCAGGGGGCCAAGAGAGTACTGGGAGAGAGCATagggggactgggagggaacTGCGAGGGCACCAGAGGGAGCACCGGGGGGGACCGGGAGAGCACCGGGGAGGGCTCGGGGGGGGCATCAGGGGGGCACTGGGGACCAGGAGGGCaccaaggagcagcaggggggtgctggggggacaCCGGTGGGTAccggggggtgctggggggacaccggggggtgctgggggggggctcctCCCGCTTCTGCTTTCCTTAACGGGGCCGCCAGCACCGAGGACTCCATCCGTGACCTGAAGAAGCTCATCGCGGCGCAGACGGGGACCCGCTGGGACAAGATCGTGCTCAAGAAGTGGTGAGGGGGCCGGGGAAGGGGGGACGTCGTGGCGCCCGCCGCGTCCccggggggcttggggacaggggCCGTGACGACCGGCCCGCGCCTCACTGCCGCGTTTCCGACAGGTACACCATCTTCAAGGACCACGTCACGCTCGGGGACTGTATCCTTCCCGCGGGGCCGCGTCTCAGTGGCCTCCCTCCGGGGGCGCGTTCCCGTTAAATGGGGgtgggggcggaggggggggtGCCTGGTCCCGTGCCGTTAGCGGGCGGGGAGGTTCAACGGGGGAACGGGGGCATTGTCACCCCCCGTCACGGCCACCTCGTCGAGTTATTAAGGTTTGGGAAAGGCCTCCAAGGTCCCAAGCGTCCCCCTAGTGCCGATGTCACCCACCGAACCGATGTCACCCACCGAACCGTGTCTCCCAGCACCACGTCCGGCCTCTCCTTGAACGCCCCCAGGGACGGGGActcccccacctccctgggcagcccgtcccAACGCCTGGcagctctttctgagaagaaacgcCTCaaaatttccaacctgaacctcccctggcacaacctgaggccgTTTTCCAGTCCTTTGTTTTACCCGTGAGAAGAagccgacccccagctccccccccctccttaACTCCATCCTGCAGATGAGATCCACGACGGCATGAACCTGGAGCTGTACTACCAGTAGCCGGGCCACCAGCGGCCGCCTCGTCCCTTCCCAGTGTTCCCAGTTCCCCCCCACCAGTGGAACCAGTGTCCCCCCCCATGGGATCCCCCCgttccttcccccccccgccatggCTGGGCTCCGGCCCCGCTGAGGCTCTAAACGGCCCCgcgggtgttttttttttctagtttctaATAAACTCCTCCCTCCACTCGCTGCTCTCTGCGTGCTTTTGGGAGCGGGGGCCGCGATCggtgcccccctcccccgggACCGCGATCggtgccccccccgccccgggaaGGGACGGGGACAGAACGAGCGCTTTTACCCTTTTTGACCCTCGGCAGCCACCGTCCCTTCCTTGATCACGTGCCGGGGTACCGTGTAGCCTCGCCGCGCCCCCTCCCTTCCCGTAGCCGCCGGAGCGACGCGCGCTCCCACCAATGGCGCGGCGAGTGGGCGTCTCCCTGCGGCTGAGCGAGCCAATGGGAAGAGCGAGAGGGGGACGAAAGGGACCAATGAGGGCCGGGAGGCGCAGGCGAGGGAAGATGGcggaggaggagaagctgccCGCGGGCTGGGAGAAGCGAATGAGCCGCAGCTCCGGTAcggggcggccggcggggacCGGGAGGGGTCGGCGGGGACCGGGAGAGGCCCGCGGAGGTTCCGAGGGACCGGGGGAGGCCCTGAGGCACCGGTAGAGGCCCCGAGGCTCGCGGCCGGGCGGCttctcccctcagcccccagcgGCCGAGCCCCGCGGAAGGCCCCGGAG
It encodes the following:
- the UBL5 gene encoding ubiquitin-like protein 5 isoform X2, giving the protein MIEVVCNDRLGKKVRVKCNTEDSIRDLKKLIAAQTGTRWDKIVLKKWYTIFKDHVTLGDYEIHDGMNLELYYQ
- the UBL5 gene encoding ubiquitin-like protein 5 isoform X1 — its product is MIEVVCNDRLGKKVRVKCNTEDSIRDLKKLIAAQTGTRWDKIVLKKWYTIFKDHVTLGDCILPAGPRLSGLPPGARSR